In Monodelphis domestica isolate mMonDom1 chromosome 1, mMonDom1.pri, whole genome shotgun sequence, the sequence CGATCAACACAACTGACAGTATTTCACAATTTATAATCTTCAGGAAGGGCAATCAGGTGACTTTGACACTAGAAGGCATTGTAACATTGACAGAGAGCAAACCCAAAAAAACCCATAGGTTGATATGACTTGGTTCAGACACTCCACAGGTCAAATCCATTTCCTGAAACAGAACCATGAGAAACAGCAAAAATCCAATATAGCACAGGCAGGCTAGCATCCTGTTTTTTGGCACTACTGCCACAAAGGAGTTCTACATGTCACAAAAAAAGACATTACAGCAAGGACAGTCTTCTCTCTCATGCTAATAGCTTCCCTAATTAATGGTGGGGAGAGGCAGGGTTGGTGTGAAGGGGAAGATTTGTACAATTTGGGGACTTGAGGGATGGCCTCATCCCCTTTTCATTGTGTCAAGGAGTATTCACCAAATCTAGACCCTGCatttcagaaggcaaaagagaaaggaagcagaCAAAGTTAGGATTTTACTGTGTTTCCAATTAGAGGTTGTAGAAATAATCCTGCTGTTCCAAATACACAAACAATTATAAACACCCAAAGAAACACTCGATCTACTACCATGGCCACGTATTTCCAGTCATCTTCCACCtgaaatccaaaaaaagaagaaatgaattttctttaCTAAAGACATCTTAGAGAATGGGATCTATTTTACTGCTTTTCCTCAATGGTCTTGTATGTCTAGGTTCTCCAGAATAACCGACTCCATTTCTGTTGATTACCACATGCTTAAACACTTCTTCtgtctaataaaaaaaataataataataaatggtgaTTATCAGAGCCCCTGATCTCTGTCACCAACATTACCAATGGGAGTGTGGAATTCCATCAGCTAAGAAAGTCTTAGATTTACTACCTACCaccagggaaataatgaggaaTTTAGAATGAGGATTGAGGCATTGGGGTGAGAGGTAGGGGAAAACAAACTATCAATTTAGGAatatgttttgcttaactatatatttttatgatgttatgggttttgttttggtttggtttttttgctttttcaatgGGCAAtcaggggaagaagaagagaagaaaatagtatagacctgaaaataaaaataaaattgaatttttttaaaagaaagtcatGCAGTTACCTCCTTTGTTTCATTTTGGTTCCTCATGTTTTCTGCTATGAATTGGACACTATCAATCACATCTTTGACTTCAGATGAGTATTCCAAATGTTCTGTCATCCATTTTAAAGACTGATAACTTAATCTCTTCTTACTGGTAGCCAGCTCATTGGATTTGTTACAATGGCAACATTCCTGTTCTTCAAATAACTTGGGATCTCTACATTCAGCAAATTTGATCTTGGCAGGCTTCCTGGCAAACTCTTCAGAGTTTTTATCTGAACGCTTCTCCCTCTGCTTTTCCAGAGGCCTTCTCATCATTAGGATTTTTGGTAacatctgaaggaaaacagtTTTGACCCATTTGGGCATGGTGTGTGTGGTAGGAGTCCGATAGTGAATATTTAGCACAAACACTGTCACTACAATGGAGAGTGTCACAAAAATCATGGTGAACAACAGGTATTCACCCACCAGAGGAATTACAAGGGAGGTGGAAGGGATAGTTTCTGTGATTACGAGCAAAAACACAGTCAGAGAGAGCAGAACAGAAATGCAAAGCGTCACCTTTTCTCCACAGTCTGATGGAAGGTAAAAAACTAAAACTGtcagaaatgaaatgaagagaCAAGGGATGATCAAGTTAATCGTGTAAAACATTGGTAGTCTTCTAATGTAAAAGGAATAGGTTATGTCTGTGTAGATCTCTTCACAACAGTTATACTTTATGTCATGCTTATAGCCGGAAGCATCAACTATCTCCCATTCACTGTTTTCCCAAAAATCATTCATATCCACTTTTGAGCCAATGATTAAAAGGTCAATTTTCGCTTTGTCGTATGTCCAGGAGCCAAACTTCAAGGAACAATTCTGATGGTCAAAAGGGAAAAAGGTAATATCCATAGGgcaagagcttttaaaaatagctGGCGGGGTCCAGCTTATCATGCCATCATATTTAAGAAGGGCTTTGGTCTTGCCTTCAACTTGGAAATCCCCAACAGCACTGAAAAAGAAACCGGGCAACACGGACAATGAGGCTTCGGCTATGTGGGGCCAGATGGAAGATAACGTATAGAGCCACCttttgaaagggaaagaaaaacagggCTTACTTGTTATAGAGAACAATATCAGGCTTCCAAATTTTATCTGCAGGGACCCGAAGCAATTCAATTCCGTCGTATTCTGCCGGATTCCAACGTAATTTGTAATCATTCCAGATCTAAAAGAGAAAATGGCCATTTTCAAACCAGGTGTTCAGGAACTTTCTTCTGTTAGGTTCACTTTTACTTCCTCGTGTTCTAAAGTATTAACACAAATAAttcatgtataactcagtggaattgcttgccagctccaggagcggggaggaaagagggaagggagagaacatgaatcatggaaccatggaaaaatatttaaaataaataaattaatttttaaaagaccaatAAATCTTAAAGAATAAAACACAAAGTATTTACACAAATAGTATTTACTTGGGTCTGGAGGTTCACATGAGTCCTGAGAAGGAAAGTCTGTCTCTATTAAACTGCTGTGATCTGAATTACCTAGGGGAATGGTGAGCAGGAATCCCCTTATAATCCCTGACACAGGTGATCAGTCAACTTTTAGATATCCTTATTGAATGGGGGAAATACTAGCCATATAAGGTGGTCTATTTCTAATCAGaaactaccaattttttttttaaacccttaccttctgtcttagaatcaatactgtgtattggctccaaggcagaagagtggtaagggctaggcaatgggggtcaagtgacttgcccagggtcacacagctgggaagtgtctgagaccagatctgaacctaggacctcccgtctctaggtctggctctcaagccactgagttacccagctgccccctacttaattcaattaattttaatcgGCCACAATGAAGTACCTTTTATGTGCAGACAACTATGCAAGGTACTAggattgtaaaaacaaaaaaatttcctgccctcaaagagtttccaCTCCCTTTGGATGAGAAGAGAAGTAATAACagatttataaataagtaaatataaagtatGCTCAAAGTCATTTAGGAATTGTGGATCAGGGAGACCGCTAACAATTGGAAGGATCAAGGAAGGATTCCCGTAGGACATAGAACTATGTTGAGTTCATGGTATTTCATTCCTTCCaagcatgtctgactctttatgatctcctttgaggttttcttggcagatactggagtggttcgccatttccttctccaggtcattttactgatgaaggaactgaggcagagagggttaagtgacttgcccagggtcacacagatagtaagtgtgtctgagaccagatttgaactcgggtctttctgactccaggcccagcgctccttccactaaaccacctagctgcctcattaaCCAGACCTCACAGAAATCTTTAATACTCTACTTCTGCAAATGGGGGATTGATTTATATTCTTTAAGATGAAATTTTGGGTGACAGAATATTTTGTTGGTGTACAAAGACAGGAACAGAGAGGGTCTGTGGATTTCAGAAAGAAGACATTACTTATCCAGTAAGAAACAGACAGAGGAGGAATTGGGATACATACATGGCGCAGCCACAGATTGGTTTCCATGATCTGGTTAACTTCatcctaaagggaaaaaaataataacctccATATTAAATATCACAAATGCCATCGAACACAGTTGTATGTTAGCATAAAAATTTGGACTCCATTAACAATCAATCCTAGATTAGCCAAAGTAAGTGGAGGTAAATGGTGtgaataacattaaaaataataataccccccccaaaaaattcacATTTGAATGTATACAATCAGAGAGAAGACACAGTCAGACTTTCTTGGACTCCCTCACATTTGCCTCCTTCTAAGTAAGGCCTCAGTCCcactggcttctttttttttttttttaactcttggcTTGTCTTGGCATCAGTTTTAGGACAGAAGAaccaggcaattggggtgaagtgacttgcccaagatcacaccactaggaagtgtcagagaccatatttgaacccaagtcctcctgactccagggcgggcactctatacactgagccacccaacttcccTACGTTCTTCCCTATTGGCTTTGAAAGGGAATACGAtgtctagtgcaaatatcaataatatggaaatgggtcttgatcaatgacacatgtaaaacccaatggaattgctcattggctacgggaggggggggtaggaggggaggaaaggaatatGAATCAAGGacccatgggaaaatattctaaattaattaattaaataaaaattttcaaatttaaaaagaaagggaatgtGATGATATGCTGGGCTCAAGCTCCACATCTTTAGTGATGCTTTCCTTGAGCAGCCCAACCCACAGGGATCTCTCCCTCTAtggatttctctaatttttattgTCTCTAGATTGTACCCAGCACAGAGTAAGTATTTAGCAAATGCTTTGCCTCCCCTTCTGCTTAATAGAGTTGTAGAAAGAGCATCAGACTACAGTGAAAACAGGTTCTCATTCCAGTCCTGCAATGTGCTACTTATGTGATCTtggggcaaggcatttaacttgAAGCTATTGCTTTCGGTATATCATTTGTCAGATGGTCATCAGAACACCTGCCCTACCTACCTCACAATTAACATACtcaaaatgcctttaaaaatgggaaatactatttttaaatctgttattattttttttatcatatatagCCTTCTGTCAgtggtggctttttttttttaacccttaccttccatcttggaatcaatgctctactggttccaaggcagaagagtggtgagggctaggcaatgggggttaagtgacttgcccagggtcacacagctaggaagtatctgaggccagatttgaacctaggacctcccatctctgggcctggctctccatccacagagccatccagctgtcccttGGTGGTTGCTTCCTTGTGTTCTATGTCTcaattccaaataaatattaaatttcttgACGATGGGGATTTTGTCATGTTTCTCCAATGGGTTGCAAACAGTGGATATGCAATAAGTTGATTGAATAATTGATTCAGTTAAGGTAGAAAAGATTCCTCTTGCTATTGGTGATTAGACCCAGAATAGAAAGACttttagaaatagaaagacaaaaattctCCCCTGTTCCAACAAAAAAGGAGCATGTTGCTCCTACGGGgacccacatttataaaaattatttctaattattccaaattatttctaattaaactaaaagttattataattttttaaaaattagaaaaagtaaCTAACTTTAGTGCAAAAGCAGAAGACTCCATACTTAAAATCTCAAAATATTAtagtaccaccaccaccaccagtgCTAATAACTGGGAGGCAGTTAGGTtctacaatggataaagtgctgagcctggagtcaggctCTTGagttcatcttcttgagttcaaatctggtctcagatacttactagctgtgtgaccctgggcaagtcactttttttaacccttaccttccgtcttagaatcaatactgtgtattggttccaagaaagaagagtgctaagggctagacaatgggggtcaagtgacttgggcaagtcacttttaaccctgattgcctctgtttcttcatctggaaaatagggtTTCCCAAAAGTCTTTGTTCCTCTTGTTGCATTTAGTGAAGCTGCCCTAAGAATTTTGGGACATCCTGTATAGTGCTTCAAAATTTACCAAGTATTTTGCATTTGAGTCTCACAGCAACCCTAGGAGGGAGATACTACAGTTGTCTGCTTGTTGAACCATTGAATGACaaaaacattactctgagaaagggtccataggcttcaccagacggCCAAAAAGCTCCGTGACACAAAATGCCTTAAGACACCTGCTAAGATATCAtgaatgacttttttaaaaatttgattaattcttaaacctttaccttctgtcttaatatcagcttccaaggcagaagag encodes:
- the CHRNA6 gene encoding neuronal acetylcholine receptor subunit alpha-6 gives rise to the protein MLMETWQMRLHSGPYLWLCLFISFFKGYAACESEERLFHKLFSHYNQFIRPVENVSDPVTVHFEVAITQLANVDEVNQIMETNLWLRHIWNDYKLRWNPAEYDGIELLRVPADKIWKPDIVLYNNAVGDFQVEGKTKALLKYDGMISWTPPAIFKSSCPMDITFFPFDHQNCSLKFGSWTYDKAKIDLLIIGSKVDMNDFWENSEWEIVDASGYKHDIKYNCCEEIYTDITYSFYIRRLPMFYTINLIIPCLFISFLTVLVFYLPSDCGEKVTLCISVLLSLTVFLLVITETIPSTSLVIPLVGEYLLFTMIFVTLSIVVTVFVLNIHYRTPTTHTMPKWVKTVFLQMLPKILMMRRPLEKQREKRSDKNSEEFARKPAKIKFAECRDPKLFEEQECCHCNKSNELATSKKRLSYQSLKWMTEHLEYSSEVKDVIDSVQFIAENMRNQNETKEVEDDWKYVAMVVDRVFLWVFIIVCVFGTAGLFLQPLIGNTVKS